One region of Bacillus pumilus genomic DNA includes:
- a CDS encoding nucleotidyltransferase-like protein: MENLLRPIYQERASHPDTLAVIIVERRHKVSSETDNFDAALLVIVKEAEEPLFIKHYESDHQTASLNVVTDEQLKEWITLGTNRRIIDWILNGKVLFDRNEYIFNLIDDLSTFPFSNRKLKIGLEYGKLIRRYIEGKAFFESNQFLDAYNSIVHALHHLARIEVIDKGFHPEVTVWNQVRHMEPEVYKLYSELIESHESLHKRLELLFLANDFLIHSKAEIGAAHLRHVMEQQDIWLFGELLAHPDLKYFTPDLSVMIDFFVEKGIVQVEPIETKGQKIYHRGYFVKKDIDA; encoded by the coding sequence ATGGAAAATCTTCTCCGTCCTATTTATCAAGAGAGAGCAAGTCACCCAGACACATTGGCTGTGATTATAGTAGAAAGAAGACACAAAGTATCTTCTGAGACGGATAACTTTGATGCAGCACTTCTAGTCATTGTAAAAGAAGCGGAAGAGCCGTTATTTATCAAGCACTATGAATCCGATCACCAAACAGCTTCTTTAAATGTTGTCACAGATGAGCAGTTGAAGGAATGGATCACCCTTGGCACGAACCGCCGAATCATTGATTGGATTTTGAATGGGAAAGTCCTATTTGATCGAAATGAATATATTTTCAACTTAATTGATGACCTGAGTACATTCCCATTTTCAAACCGCAAACTTAAAATCGGTTTAGAATACGGCAAGCTTATTCGCAGATATATAGAAGGAAAAGCATTTTTTGAGTCAAATCAATTCCTTGATGCATATAATTCAATTGTGCATGCTCTGCATCATTTGGCACGTATTGAAGTGATCGATAAAGGTTTCCACCCAGAAGTGACAGTTTGGAATCAGGTGCGTCATATGGAACCGGAAGTATATAAACTTTATTCAGAACTCATTGAAAGCCACGAAAGCCTTCATAAACGTTTGGAACTTTTATTTTTAGCAAATGACTTTTTGATCCATTCAAAAGCAGAAATTGGCGCCGCTCATTTGCGTCATGTCATGGAACAGCAAGATATATGGCTTTTTGGAGAGCTTCTCGCGCATCCTGACCTCAAGTATTTCACGCCTGACCTTAGCGTCATGATTGATTTCTTTGTGGAAAAAGGAATTGTTCAGGTGGAGCCGATTGAGACAAAGGGGCAAAAAATCTATCATCGAGGATATTTTGTGAAAAAAGATATTGACGCCTGA
- a CDS encoding DUF2262 domain-containing protein has protein sequence MKHNKQINAFKKRFSEEIDHIIAVTGPSGVGAGKAGQEALWTASIPLIAWKEKDFVTTENIRLCWLTDEEGLREKQAQLHKKSIVSLQVRKGEGEFMLVSLIDTDTQDEELQEILEEAQKPVFYHDDLLGTFELVKGLDLFETTIQWSNQECLLYFNLEEDEKVNDSLRTARQLMKEKTTWDASIKSFAANQLLELAKDWQEQDDSAETQEELTLDHFISRISLESLHAFPDGEFEVYCHDGDLFWGHVIIVSGNINGTFQDAHIAG, from the coding sequence ATGAAACATAACAAACAAATTAACGCATTTAAAAAACGATTTTCAGAAGAAATAGATCACATCATTGCTGTCACAGGACCTTCAGGAGTAGGTGCAGGAAAAGCCGGACAGGAAGCTCTTTGGACTGCTTCTATTCCACTGATTGCATGGAAGGAAAAAGACTTCGTTACAACAGAAAACATAAGACTCTGCTGGTTAACAGATGAAGAGGGATTAAGGGAAAAGCAGGCACAATTACATAAAAAATCAATCGTGTCACTTCAGGTCCGAAAAGGTGAAGGTGAGTTCATGCTTGTATCACTCATCGATACAGATACACAGGATGAAGAGCTGCAAGAGATACTAGAAGAAGCCCAAAAACCTGTCTTTTATCATGATGACCTGCTGGGCACCTTTGAATTAGTGAAAGGACTAGACTTATTTGAAACAACGATCCAGTGGAGTAATCAAGAATGCCTGCTCTACTTCAACCTCGAAGAAGATGAAAAAGTAAACGACTCTCTTCGAACCGCTAGACAACTCATGAAAGAGAAGACCACATGGGATGCTTCTATTAAATCATTTGCAGCAAATCAGCTGCTTGAATTAGCTAAAGACTGGCAGGAGCAAGATGACTCCGCTGAAACACAAGAAGAGCTTACGCTGGATCACTTTATAAGCCGCATCTCACTTGAAAGTCTGCATGCTTTCCCAGATGGAGAGTTTGAAGTCTACTGTCATGACGGTGATTTATTTTGGGGACATGTCATCATTGTCTCAGGCAATATCAATGGCACGTTTCAAGATGCCCACATTGCAGGCTAA
- a CDS encoding glutamate-1-semialdehyde 2,1-aminomutase produces the protein MKFTESEKLHQEALEHIVGGVNSPSRSYKAVGGGSPVAMEKGEGAYFWDVDGNRYIDYLAAYGPIITGHAHPHITKAITKAAESGVLYGTPTKHEVTFAKMLKEAMPALDKVRFVNSGTEAVMTTIRVARAYTGRTKIIKFAGCYHGHSDLVLVAAGSGPSTLGTPDSAGVPKSIANEVITVPFNDIDSYKEALNRWGDEVAAVLVEPIVGNFGIVEPMDGFLQQVNDLTHEKGALVIYDEVITAFRFMYGGAQDLLQVKPDLTALGKIIGGGLPIGAYGGKKEIMEQVAPLGPAYQAGTMAGNPASILSGIACLEVLKQDGVYEHLDQLGAMLEEGILAHAKKHQVDITVNRLKGALTVYFTKETIVNYEQAENTDGEMFARFFKLMLSQGINLAPSKYEAWFLTIAHTEKDISETLQAVDHAFEQLKQS, from the coding sequence ATGAAATTCACAGAATCAGAAAAATTACATCAAGAGGCGCTGGAGCATATTGTTGGAGGTGTCAACAGCCCGTCTCGTTCATATAAGGCAGTAGGCGGCGGTTCACCCGTGGCTATGGAAAAAGGAGAAGGCGCTTATTTTTGGGATGTTGACGGAAATCGCTATATCGATTATCTAGCAGCATACGGCCCAATTATTACAGGACATGCCCACCCTCATATTACAAAAGCGATTACAAAAGCGGCTGAATCAGGTGTCCTTTACGGAACGCCAACGAAGCATGAAGTCACTTTTGCTAAAATGCTGAAGGAAGCCATGCCTGCTTTAGACAAGGTTCGCTTTGTCAATTCAGGTACTGAAGCGGTGATGACAACGATTCGTGTCGCACGTGCATATACAGGCAGAACAAAGATCATTAAGTTTGCCGGATGCTATCACGGTCACTCTGATCTTGTACTTGTGGCAGCTGGCTCTGGTCCATCCACTTTAGGAACCCCTGATTCAGCAGGCGTTCCAAAGAGCATCGCCAATGAAGTGATTACCGTTCCATTTAATGATATTGACAGCTACAAAGAAGCATTGAATCGATGGGGCGATGAAGTCGCAGCTGTCCTTGTCGAACCGATTGTCGGGAACTTCGGCATCGTGGAGCCTATGGACGGTTTCCTGCAGCAGGTCAATGACCTCACTCATGAAAAGGGCGCACTTGTGATCTATGATGAAGTGATTACAGCTTTCCGCTTTATGTACGGAGGCGCACAGGACTTGCTTCAAGTAAAACCTGACCTCACTGCATTAGGAAAAATCATTGGCGGCGGACTTCCGATCGGTGCTTATGGCGGTAAAAAAGAAATTATGGAGCAAGTCGCTCCTCTTGGACCAGCCTATCAAGCTGGCACGATGGCAGGAAATCCTGCATCCATTCTTTCTGGTATTGCCTGCTTGGAAGTGTTAAAACAAGATGGTGTTTACGAGCATCTTGATCAGCTTGGCGCGATGCTAGAAGAAGGCATTTTAGCCCATGCAAAAAAACATCAAGTAGATATTACAGTGAACCGCTTAAAAGGGGCTCTCACTGTCTATTTCACAAAAGAAACCATTGTGAACTATGAACAGGCTGAAAATACGGATGGCGAAATGTTCGCCCGCTTCTTTAAATTAATGCTTTCGCAAGGGATTAACCTCGCTCCTTCTAAATATGAAGCTTGGTTCTTAACGATCGCACATACTGAAAAAGATATTTCCGAGACGCTGCAAGCAGTAGATCATGCGTTTGAACAGTTGAAACAATCATAA
- a CDS encoding ABC transporter permease: MEAQKELEPPQRKEERSQSLILESMKLFFQHKLAVIGSVIVFLFLILAIFAPLIAPFGINEQSLGQRFSAPSAAHWFGTDDFGRDIFSRVVHGARISLWVGFFSVLGSVILGTLLGLIAGYGGRVLDAVISRVFDILLAFPSILLAIAIVSILGPSLQNALIAIAIINVPTFGRLVRSKVLSIKQEEYVLAAKAVGMSHRRIVLRHILPNSMVPVIVQATLAIGTAIIEAAALGFLGLGAQAPSPEWGKMLADARPYLVQAPWTLIFPGVAIMLTVLGFNLMGDGLRDTLDPKMKKIK, from the coding sequence ATGGAAGCGCAAAAAGAGCTTGAACCACCTCAACGAAAAGAAGAGCGCTCTCAATCATTGATTCTTGAATCGATGAAGCTGTTCTTTCAGCACAAGCTGGCGGTCATTGGCAGTGTGATTGTCTTTTTATTTCTCATTTTAGCGATATTTGCACCGCTCATTGCTCCTTTTGGAATCAATGAACAATCTCTCGGTCAGCGATTTAGTGCACCATCAGCTGCGCACTGGTTTGGTACAGATGATTTCGGCAGAGATATATTTTCAAGAGTTGTGCATGGCGCGCGGATTTCCTTATGGGTTGGTTTCTTCTCGGTTCTCGGGTCTGTCATTTTAGGCACACTGCTTGGATTGATTGCAGGCTATGGCGGAAGAGTGCTAGATGCTGTGATCTCGAGAGTGTTTGATATTTTACTCGCTTTTCCTAGTATTCTACTGGCGATTGCGATCGTCTCTATCTTAGGCCCCTCCTTACAAAATGCCCTTATTGCCATTGCGATTATTAATGTCCCTACCTTTGGACGGCTCGTTCGTTCAAAAGTGCTGAGTATTAAACAAGAAGAATACGTGCTAGCAGCAAAGGCGGTTGGGATGTCACACCGCCGCATCGTACTGCGTCACATTCTGCCAAACAGTATGGTGCCGGTCATCGTACAAGCGACGCTTGCGATCGGAACAGCGATTATCGAAGCAGCGGCTTTAGGCTTTTTAGGATTGGGTGCACAGGCACCAAGCCCAGAGTGGGGGAAAATGCTTGCCGATGCAAGACCTTATCTCGTTCAAGCCCCTTGGACATTAATTTTCCCAGGTGTAGCGATCATGCTGACAGTTTTGGGCTTTAACCTGATGGGAGATGGATTAAGAGACACACTGGATCCTAAAATGAAGAAAATAAAATAA
- the bcp gene encoding thioredoxin-dependent thiol peroxidase, whose translation MTIEVGQQVPEIELTGDNGEKVKLSDFKGKHIVLYFYPKDMTPGCTTEACDFRDRHQSFAELDAVIIGVSPDSQDKHQKFKEKHDLPFLLLVDDEQKLSEAFGVWKLKKNFGKEYMGIERSTFLINKEGTLVKEWRKVKVKDHVEEALEELKSHA comes from the coding sequence ATGACAATCGAAGTAGGCCAGCAAGTACCTGAAATCGAATTAACCGGTGACAACGGGGAGAAAGTAAAGCTTTCTGACTTTAAAGGAAAACATATTGTCCTTTATTTCTATCCAAAAGATATGACACCCGGCTGTACAACAGAAGCATGTGATTTCCGCGATCGCCATCAAAGCTTTGCAGAATTAGATGCTGTCATTATCGGCGTAAGCCCAGACAGTCAGGATAAGCATCAGAAGTTTAAAGAAAAACATGATTTACCGTTCTTACTTCTTGTAGACGATGAACAGAAATTGTCCGAAGCCTTTGGAGTATGGAAGCTGAAAAAGAACTTTGGCAAAGAATACATGGGCATCGAACGTTCAACGTTTCTTATTAATAAAGAAGGAACGCTTGTGAAAGAGTGGAGAAAAGTTAAGGTGAAAGACCACGTAGAAGAAGCGCTTGAGGAACTAAAATCTCACGCTTAA
- a CDS encoding DUF1963 domain-containing protein, which translates to MEIKAFHELKQIGKTPVVAKIGGFRPDPAAHSWFAGHFFIHPDQGWPIDQDGVMIPILQIYLPEVPGGLNEFNECKMIQIFLNQKALPMDITKNGECWKLIEYADMEGLEVVETPEEVRGLKSFQIQWKESEQEDYPCWEEAWSYVDLSEVNESDEAIEHFFDQYTNYSFTKIGGYGAYIQSPPHQQQGEFMLQIASEEKPRFMIGDNGTMYFYYDKDTKEWFMHWDCF; encoded by the coding sequence ATGGAGATCAAGGCTTTTCATGAATTAAAGCAAATTGGAAAAACACCCGTCGTGGCTAAGATTGGCGGCTTTCGTCCTGATCCAGCAGCACACAGCTGGTTTGCCGGTCATTTCTTCATCCACCCCGATCAAGGCTGGCCCATAGATCAAGATGGCGTTATGATTCCGATCTTACAAATTTATTTACCTGAAGTGCCAGGAGGATTGAACGAATTCAATGAATGTAAAATGATTCAAATCTTTCTCAACCAGAAAGCACTTCCGATGGATATTACCAAAAACGGCGAGTGCTGGAAGCTCATTGAATATGCAGATATGGAAGGATTAGAAGTAGTTGAAACTCCTGAAGAAGTGAGAGGACTCAAATCCTTTCAAATCCAATGGAAGGAAAGTGAGCAAGAAGACTACCCTTGCTGGGAAGAAGCGTGGTCATACGTCGATTTATCAGAAGTAAATGAAAGTGATGAAGCGATAGAACACTTCTTTGATCAATACACCAATTATTCGTTCACAAAAATCGGTGGATATGGGGCGTATATTCAATCTCCACCCCATCAACAACAAGGCGAATTCATGCTGCAAATCGCCTCAGAAGAAAAACCTCGGTTCATGATTGGTGATAATGGCACGATGTATTTCTATTACGACAAAGACACAAAAGAATGGTTTATGCATTGGGATTGTTTTTAA
- a CDS encoding phosphotransferase: protein MKKQNDHEELLTGGNVSNVYRSGDTVRREVKSDNINIQKLLKHLEKKNFSYAPKFLGVDEKGREILSFIEGVAGHDPLKEYMCSHHALKEIARMLRLYHDAVRDFPISDDWERMDNTPNNIEVVCHNDFAMYNIIFNNEKPVGIIDFDVAAPGPRLWDIAYTLYTCVPLSRFFRTETGEIVNCHSSEHANQIKHRVKLFFESYGEKIAEDYVDMVLLRLKGLCQYMKRKASEGDIAFQKMIHEGHLEHYQKDIQFIHEHRKEWI, encoded by the coding sequence ATGAAAAAACAAAATGATCATGAAGAGTTATTGACAGGTGGCAATGTCTCGAACGTATATCGTTCTGGAGATACGGTTCGTCGAGAAGTAAAGTCAGACAATATCAATATACAAAAGCTGCTAAAGCATTTAGAAAAAAAGAATTTCTCCTATGCTCCAAAGTTTTTAGGGGTTGATGAAAAAGGTAGAGAGATATTGTCCTTCATTGAAGGCGTAGCCGGTCATGATCCCTTAAAAGAATACATGTGCTCTCACCATGCCTTAAAAGAAATAGCGAGAATGCTTAGACTGTATCATGATGCTGTTCGTGATTTTCCCATTTCAGACGATTGGGAACGAATGGACAATACGCCTAACAACATAGAGGTTGTGTGCCATAATGATTTTGCTATGTACAATATCATTTTCAATAATGAAAAACCAGTAGGAATCATTGATTTTGATGTAGCTGCTCCTGGTCCAAGGCTGTGGGATATCGCATATACTCTGTATACTTGTGTACCTCTCAGTAGGTTTTTTCGCACAGAAACAGGAGAGATCGTGAACTGCCATTCATCAGAACATGCAAACCAGATAAAGCATAGAGTGAAACTGTTTTTTGAATCTTATGGGGAGAAAATAGCAGAAGATTATGTGGATATGGTGCTGCTGCGTTTAAAAGGGTTATGTCAGTACATGAAACGAAAAGCGAGTGAAGGTGATATAGCTTTTCAAAAAATGATTCATGAGGGGCACCTTGAACATTATCAAAAAGACATTCAATTCATTCATGAACACCGAAAAGAATGGATTTGA
- a CDS encoding FUSC family protein, which translates to MKLGARILKTGIAIVLALYLATWLGLPTPVFAGIAAVFAIQPSIYRSFLTIVDQVQANIIGATLAITFGLLFGTGPVIIGLTAVMVIAINLKLKIEHTIPIALVTVIAILESAGDHFLSFALIRTATVVLGVLSSFLVNLIFLPPKYETKLVHHIMENTEEILKWIRLSSRQSTDHSILKDDIDQIKERMIKLDHIYLLYKEERSYLKKTTYVKSRKLVLFRQAIMTSNRALYLLKKLHKLENEIHLMPEHFKESLTDEIDYLLYWHERTLMKFVGKMKPQDDEFQNECSLRLETLTKSFIQHQQNQENDLLDYNMLNVMSSIIEYRDELEHLDTLITSFQTYHPKDSEIETDEKEA; encoded by the coding sequence ATGAAACTTGGAGCCCGTATTTTAAAAACCGGTATTGCCATTGTACTCGCGCTTTACCTGGCAACATGGCTTGGGTTGCCAACGCCCGTCTTCGCGGGAATTGCAGCTGTATTTGCTATCCAGCCATCTATTTATCGATCTTTTTTAACGATTGTTGATCAAGTGCAAGCCAATATTATTGGAGCAACACTTGCCATTACGTTCGGTCTGCTTTTTGGCACTGGACCAGTCATTATCGGTTTAACCGCCGTCATGGTCATCGCCATTAATTTAAAGCTGAAGATTGAACACACGATTCCAATTGCACTTGTAACCGTCATTGCGATTTTAGAAAGTGCAGGGGATCATTTCCTTTCCTTTGCCTTAATTCGAACAGCTACTGTGGTGTTAGGAGTTCTTTCTTCATTTTTAGTGAATTTAATCTTCCTGCCGCCAAAGTATGAAACAAAGCTTGTTCATCACATTATGGAAAATACGGAGGAGATTTTAAAATGGATCCGTCTGAGCTCCAGACAGTCTACTGATCATTCCATTTTAAAGGATGACATCGATCAAATAAAAGAACGCATGATCAAATTAGATCACATTTACTTGTTATACAAAGAGGAACGAAGCTATTTAAAGAAAACCACCTATGTAAAATCAAGAAAGCTCGTTTTGTTCAGACAGGCCATTATGACATCGAATCGTGCCCTGTACTTGCTGAAAAAGCTTCATAAATTAGAAAATGAAATTCATTTGATGCCAGAGCATTTCAAGGAAAGCTTAACAGATGAAATTGATTACTTACTGTATTGGCATGAGCGCACCTTGATGAAATTCGTCGGTAAAATGAAGCCGCAGGACGATGAATTTCAAAATGAATGCTCTCTTCGCCTTGAAACGTTAACGAAATCATTTATCCAGCATCAGCAAAACCAAGAAAACGACTTGCTCGATTACAATATGCTGAATGTCATGTCCAGCATCATCGAATACCGTGATGAACTAGAGCATTTAGATACATTGATTACAAGCTTCCAGACGTATCACCCAAAAGACAGTGAAATTGAGACAGATGAAAAAGAAGCATAA
- the perR gene encoding peroxide-responsive transcriptional repressor PerR produces the protein MAAHELKDALDALKETGVRITPQRHAILEFLVNSMTHPTADDIYKALEGKFPNMSVATVYNNLRVFRESGLVKELTYGDSSSRFDFATSDHYHAICENCGKIVDFHYPGLDEVEQLASHVTGFTVSHHRLEIYGTCQECAKKENH, from the coding sequence ATGGCTGCTCACGAACTAAAAGACGCTTTAGATGCTTTAAAAGAAACCGGTGTTCGAATTACTCCGCAGCGCCATGCCATCTTGGAGTTTCTCGTAAATTCTATGACTCACCCAACCGCGGACGATATATATAAAGCACTTGAAGGGAAATTTCCAAATATGAGTGTCGCAACGGTTTACAACAATTTACGAGTCTTCCGGGAATCTGGATTAGTAAAGGAATTAACGTACGGTGATTCCTCAAGCCGATTTGATTTTGCGACATCTGACCATTACCATGCGATTTGTGAAAACTGCGGAAAAATAGTGGACTTTCATTATCCTGGCCTTGATGAAGTTGAACAGCTTGCATCCCATGTGACGGGCTTTACAGTCAGTCATCATCGCTTGGAGATCTATGGGACTTGTCAAGAATGTGCGAAAAAAGAAAATCATTAA
- a CDS encoding YgzB family protein has protein sequence MAKYSSKINKIRTFALSLVFVGFLIMYIGVFFKESIWLSTFFMLLGVLSIGLSTVVYFWIGMLSTKAVRVVCPGCEKETKVLGRVDMCMHCREPLTLDPALEGKEFDESYNRKKS, from the coding sequence ATGGCGAAATACTCCAGTAAGATTAATAAAATCAGAACATTTGCACTTAGTTTGGTTTTTGTTGGCTTTCTGATCATGTATATCGGTGTGTTCTTCAAGGAATCGATTTGGCTGTCGACTTTCTTTATGCTGCTCGGCGTCTTATCGATCGGATTGAGTACAGTGGTTTACTTTTGGATCGGTATGCTTTCTACGAAGGCAGTCCGTGTCGTATGTCCAGGCTGTGAGAAGGAAACAAAAGTGCTTGGGCGGGTGGACATGTGCATGCATTGCAGAGAGCCGCTTACACTCGATCCAGCATTAGAAGGCAAAGAGTTTGATGAATCCTACAATCGAAAAAAGTCATAA
- a CDS encoding LTA synthase family protein yields MKKIFANKYSFFVLAVLLFWAKSYAAYKMDFNLGVKGSFQEGLLLLNPFSSAIVFLGLALFLKGRKSAIVLIVIDFIMTALLYANVAYYRFFDDFLTFSTMKQAGNLGGGMTGGVLSSIKPHDLLYFLDIIILIAIVIWRPEVKKFQMKKTFALLIVAAGVGLFFVNLHLAEKDRPELLTRTFDHKYVVKYLGVYNYTIYDGVQSAQNATQVANASSEDLTDVVNYTASHYAKPNAEYFGKAKGKNIIKIHLESFQSFLIDYKLNGEEVTPFLNKLAHGKEDFTYFDNFFHQTGQGKTADAELMMDNSMFGLPEGAAFVTKGENTYQSLPAILDQKAGYTSAVLHGDYKSFWNRDTIYKHMGYDQFFDASHYNMDEENLVNMGLKDKPFFKESIPMLESMKKPFYAHLMTLTNHYPFNLDEKDATIAKATTGDKTVDNYFQTARYLDESLEQFFKDLKKSGMYKDSVILLYGDHNGISENHNRAMSEIQGKEITPYQNAQNQRVPLMIRIPGKQGGVNHTYGGEVDVMPTLLHLQGIDSNEYVNFGTDLFSKKHDQTVAFRNGNYVTPKYTLVDNTVYDTKTGKVVKQNKKTEAIKARVDNQLSLSDKVLYRDLLRFHKLSDFKPVNPSDYFYGKSKEKEEDSSTK; encoded by the coding sequence ATGAAAAAAATATTTGCGAACAAATATAGCTTTTTTGTATTGGCTGTCCTTTTATTTTGGGCGAAATCGTATGCAGCCTACAAAATGGACTTTAATTTAGGAGTGAAAGGTTCTTTTCAAGAGGGTCTTCTCTTATTAAATCCATTTAGTTCAGCCATTGTGTTTTTGGGACTGGCTCTCTTTTTGAAGGGTCGTAAATCTGCCATAGTATTAATTGTGATTGACTTTATTATGACCGCACTTTTATATGCGAATGTAGCGTACTACCGTTTCTTTGATGACTTTTTGACTTTCTCCACAATGAAGCAAGCAGGCAATCTTGGAGGAGGCATGACTGGCGGTGTGTTATCTAGTATTAAGCCGCATGACCTTTTATATTTCCTTGATATCATTATCTTGATTGCGATTGTGATCTGGAGACCAGAAGTGAAGAAATTCCAAATGAAAAAGACATTTGCACTGTTGATTGTGGCTGCAGGTGTAGGACTGTTCTTTGTAAACCTTCATTTAGCTGAAAAAGACCGTCCAGAATTATTAACAAGAACATTTGATCATAAGTATGTTGTCAAATATTTAGGTGTTTATAATTATACGATTTATGACGGGGTACAATCAGCACAAAATGCAACACAGGTAGCAAATGCGAGCAGTGAAGATTTAACGGATGTTGTAAACTATACAGCTTCTCACTATGCGAAGCCAAACGCAGAGTATTTCGGTAAAGCTAAAGGGAAAAACATCATTAAAATCCATTTAGAAAGCTTCCAGTCTTTCTTAATTGACTACAAACTAAATGGAGAAGAAGTGACACCGTTTTTAAACAAGCTGGCTCATGGGAAAGAGGACTTTACGTATTTCGATAACTTCTTCCATCAGACAGGTCAAGGAAAGACAGCTGATGCTGAACTGATGATGGATAATAGTATGTTCGGCTTGCCAGAGGGAGCAGCGTTTGTGACAAAAGGTGAAAATACTTACCAATCACTCCCTGCCATCCTAGATCAAAAAGCAGGCTATACGAGCGCAGTGCTTCATGGCGACTATAAATCTTTCTGGAACCGTGACACGATTTATAAACATATGGGATATGATCAATTCTTCGATGCTTCACATTACAACATGGATGAAGAAAATCTTGTGAATATGGGTCTGAAGGATAAACCATTCTTCAAAGAATCAATCCCGATGCTAGAATCAATGAAAAAGCCATTTTATGCACATTTAATGACATTGACTAATCACTATCCATTTAATTTAGATGAAAAAGATGCGACGATTGCTAAGGCAACAACTGGTGACAAAACAGTAGATAACTACTTCCAAACAGCAAGGTATCTAGATGAGTCATTAGAGCAATTCTTTAAAGACTTGAAAAAATCAGGTATGTATAAAGACTCTGTCATTTTATTATATGGTGATCACAACGGAATTTCTGAAAACCATAACCGTGCAATGAGCGAAATTCAAGGGAAAGAAATTACACCTTATCAAAATGCTCAAAACCAGCGTGTACCACTCATGATACGTATTCCTGGCAAACAGGGCGGCGTGAACCATACGTATGGTGGTGAAGTAGACGTGATGCCTACGCTTCTTCACTTACAAGGTATTGATTCAAATGAGTATGTGAATTTTGGAACAGATCTATTCTCTAAGAAACATGATCAAACTGTTGCATTCCGTAACGGAAACTATGTGACACCAAAATATACACTTGTAGATAACACTGTCTATGATACAAAAACAGGTAAAGTTGTGAAACAAAATAAAAAGACAGAGGCGATTAAAGCCCGTGTCGATAATCAGTTAAGCCTTTCAGATAAAGTGCTTTATAGGGATCTTCTTCGATTCCATAAGCTGTCTGATTTTAAACCAGTGAATCCATCTGATTATTTCTATGGTAAATCAAAAGAAAAAGAAGAGGATTCTTCTACTAAGTAA
- a CDS encoding histidine phosphatase family protein has product MKTYYIVRHCQANGQSEDAYLTPQGIAQSHALAQFFSGIHLNKIISSPYKRAIQTIEPLAHAKQLEVQIDQRLSERVLSSKPMDDWYEKLKLSFTDLHMTCEGGESSQEAMNRIVEALYEQIKLGKNHTLFVTHGNLMSLLLKHADPTIGFKEWEKLSNPDVYVLKYFKPDHIEIERIWHN; this is encoded by the coding sequence ATGAAAACATATTATATCGTCAGACATTGCCAAGCCAATGGACAATCCGAGGATGCGTATTTAACGCCACAAGGCATCGCACAATCTCACGCACTAGCACAGTTCTTTTCCGGCATTCACCTCAATAAGATCATCTCAAGTCCCTATAAGCGAGCGATCCAAACCATTGAGCCTCTTGCTCATGCAAAACAACTCGAGGTACAAATTGATCAGCGTCTCTCTGAACGTGTGTTAAGCAGCAAACCAATGGACGATTGGTATGAGAAACTAAAGCTCAGTTTTACGGACTTGCATATGACCTGTGAAGGCGGAGAATCGAGCCAAGAAGCGATGAATCGTATTGTAGAGGCACTCTATGAACAAATAAAATTAGGAAAAAATCATACTCTATTCGTCACACATGGCAATCTTATGAGCCTGCTTCTTAAACATGCCGATCCCACGATTGGATTCAAAGAGTGGGAGAAGCTAAGCAATCCAGATGTCTATGTCCTGAAATATTTCAAACCAGATCATATAGAAATAGAGCGTATATGGCATAACTAA